The sequence tcttatttttttatatttcttataaatatctatctttattattataaaataaaataaaaaatagatttaaaaaattccGAGCTGACATATAGTGATATAACTAGTAATTTATATGCAGCAGTATATGTGGTTGCGTATGAACACATGTAATTGTCAACTTCCTTCCACTCTCCGCTGATCTATAGACTCCCTCTCTCTATATATGACTTCCAGAGGACTAAAGAAGGTTCCCAAAGTGTTTGACTTTTCTATAAAATCAACGCATGGCATAAATATATTACttaaatgtaattattttaattaattataatagaaaaagctatggatatattttataaaacacaaacaacCACGGTAAATGATTTAAAGTGGGATTGATgcaatttttagaaatttaaattttttttatttgaaattaattttttatacttttagatgttaatattaaaaataatttttaaaaaaaataaaattttaatataatttaaataaaaaatattttaaaccaatattttcaaatactcCCTTATATGAATGTCTGTGACTCCTTTCATTTCTTAATTACTAAGCATCCTAGGTAGAGAATATTCTCTTGATTCCATGATGTGACTCATTATAGTTTTCAGATTATTATACACAtgtgtttggaaatatagtttttaattattttttaaaatattttttatttaaaatatattaaataatatatatttaaaaaaaattatttttgacattagtatatcaaaataatttaaaaacatcaaaaatatattaatttaaaacaaaaaaaatataatttttttaaaagctttcgAAATGTAATGCCAAATATTAATAGTTGTATAGGAATTTAATTTTGAGGGTTTAGATTTATTGgtgaatgattttatttgttttatatatatatatatatattattgttaaagatttaaatgaaaaatattctaGTTTTTGTAAGTGATTATCCATACTAGAAgatcttaaaataaaaggactGCATGTAGaatttattctaattatttaattacattagAAGATAAAATGTAATAAACTAATCGCCCAAGCCTGATCTATTTCTTTAATTGATTCCACGTACGGTCCATATCTTCAAAATGCATGACTTTTCCATAAAATCAACACCTGAATTCTATATAATCAACACATGACATAAATATGTTAATGAATGCAATTATTCTAGATTATTAATTATAGTTTATTATTAAACACATTTAACAATCATTATAAAAGACTTTctcttcatgtttttatcaataaCTTCGACAGGGACAAAAGAAGATTCTAATGTAAAGTTTTTTGAAATCTGAAATATTTATTCTCAATTTTAAACTGGTGaactatttctatttttttcaagattaacttctattttattattaataaaaaataaataaatcgtgCAAGGTTTATTGTTTTAACTCTTCAATGATTGACGCTAGaatttcctctctctttctttttttttttcttttcttttttaggaaaTTGAATACAACGgatgtaatattaaaaaatccgAGTAAATATAAAACACGTGTTTGATGTTTTATGGGTACCCGACAAACAGTTAATATTAGACACGGCTGATCTCTAACTACGCGGTCCGTGTTCATATCGGAAGACCTCCCCTCTATAAACCCTCGCTTTCCGATTTTTCCTtccacaaaaagaaagaaaaaaactccaaaaacaCACGCTTGTGATCCTTCCTTCTGTCATGGAGTGGGCAAGAGGGCAGTGTATTGGATCCGGCAGTTTTTCTAGGGTTCATCTTGCAACCCTCAAACAACATCCTTCGGTGCTGGCAGTGAAGTCTTGCGCAGAATCTGACACTAGTCTACTCGAGAACGAGAGGGCAGTTGTCACGGAGCTTGGTTCTTGTCCTCAAATCATCCAATATTTCGGCGACAGCCATACTGTTGAAGAAAACAACGAGCGTCTATACAATCTGTTGCTGGAGTACGCTAAAGGAGGCAGTTTATCACAAAAACTCAACAAATTTGGTTGCTTTCGAGAGCGAGATGTCAAGGATTATGCAAGATCGATTCTTAAGGGTCTGCGTCATATCCACGCCAAGGGTTTTGTTCACTGTGACCTGAAACTTGATAACATATTGTTGTTTGAGAATGAAGAAGTAAAAATCGCAGATTTTGGGTTGGCAAGGAAAGCAGGAAAGGCACAGGGGAGAGCGGAAATTAGAGGGACTCCTCTATACATGGCCCCCGAGTCAGTGAACGACAATGCGTACGAATCAGGGGTTGATATTTGGGCTCTCGGGTGTGCTGTTATTGAGATGTTGACAGGGAAACCAGCGTGGAGCTGCAAACCAGGGACCAATATGTTTGTATTGTTGATCAGAATTGGGAAAGGTGATGAGTTGCCAACAATACCTGAAGAATTGTCCCAACAAGGCAAGGATTTTCTGTCCAAGTGTTTTGTCAAAGATCCTAAACGAAGATGGACTGCTGACATGCTTCTGGAACATCCTTTTGTTGCTGATCAAGGTAAGGGCACTGCTCCATCGGGAGAAGAAATTGAAGTGTCATCAACTTCACCGACATGCCATTTTGATTTCCCAGATTGG is a genomic window of Populus alba chromosome 5, ASM523922v2, whole genome shotgun sequence containing:
- the LOC118045821 gene encoding mitogen-activated protein kinase kinase kinase 20 — protein: MEWARGQCIGSGSFSRVHLATLKQHPSVLAVKSCAESDTSLLENERAVVTELGSCPQIIQYFGDSHTVEENNERLYNLLLEYAKGGSLSQKLNKFGCFRERDVKDYARSILKGLRHIHAKGFVHCDLKLDNILLFENEEVKIADFGLARKAGKAQGRAEIRGTPLYMAPESVNDNAYESGVDIWALGCAVIEMLTGKPAWSCKPGTNMFVLLIRIGKGDELPTIPEELSQQGKDFLSKCFVKDPKRRWTADMLLEHPFVADQGKGTAPSGEEIEVSSTSPTCHFDFPDWVSIQSPSPRSEFLSDDGVGLVFPSLNSSSWISAADRIRQLASDQCCNWSDSGFWVALR